GACAACACAAGAAGAACAGACACTTTAACAGTGTTTCATCTCACAACAAGAAGAATCAACTCCAAACCCACACTGAAGATGCTGTGCTCTCGTGGATCCCAGTCTGGCCTCAGTCCACTCATGCTCGTCCACTGGCCTGTGCGCAGTCTGTGGCCAGAGGTTAGACCTCAGCTCTACCAGCAGCATCTACTGCAGAGACACCTGCAGGAGCTGTGCAGCAGTCTGGAGCTGATGGACACACTTCAACAGCAgatcctggaggaggaggagaagaagaagaagtctgtCCAAAGCAGTGAGACCATGCAGCCAGTTTCCTTCCAGCTGGAGAAACATGGAGACAACTTTGGCCTGATCCTGAACACTGAAGGCTTTTCTCCAGAGGAGCTGTCTGTCAGGCAGGTGGGCAGGAAGCTGAGAGTCAGCGGCAAGACGGAAAAGAAGCAGGAGGACGGGAACGGCTCCTACTCTTACAGACTCCAGGAGTTCAGACAGGAGTTTGATCTGCCTCAAGGTGTGAACCCTGAAGCCGTCACCTGCTGCCTGAGTCCAGATGGGAAGCTCCACATCCAGGCAGCCAGagctccatgtgctgaggaggctGAGAGAGAGCTGAGCATCCAGAGGAGCAcggaggagaaaacacagcagagtgagtcttcacacacagaagacaacaacagcagcagcagcagcagcagctgagaggaGCTCAGAGACACACGACAGCAGCACACAGGACAAACCTGGACAAATGGACTGATCACAGTGTTACTGTGTCTCTGTCAAACATCATGTTTTCATACTAACGTTACATattgatggtgatggtgaatTCTGATTCTCTGTATTAATgagtaaataagtaaaataattaTATGTAAGTCTACGCAATTGAAGTGAAACTGTTTccaataattgtttgttttataacaGGAAGTGTgatcaataaaaatatatttttttaaattactgtctattgtttttttcccttgtgcatttctagtgtttttttaatttatatttcaaagttgtctttttcgagttaaagtaaaaatacCTTGAAATTTAAAGCTTTTGTCCTGTTAATAGTCTGAATTGCTGtttcttaatttattaataattctCTAACTTTTATCTGGGATATTATGTTACATGTTCTGTATATATTTCtgcttatttaaaatgttttactttcacttatttttatttttagtgctGCGGATAGTGCTTCCCATTGTTTTTAATATCAGCTTAAATAAGCTAAttcattttcctctttcccattacatgaaaacacacatgattCACTGATCAtttgtatttactgtaaaaaaacaacaacaacatgtgctTAAACTAAGGTAAATAGAGTTGAATAAGaataatatgaaaaacaaataagaataaaagtcttaaaggcaAAAGTAAAAATGGAGTTAAATAAATGAGTCAGAGAAAGAAAGTAAGACTATTACTTACAAGTAATACTGTGGGAACTAATGATAGTTACTGTTTATAAGAATGACATAATACAAACATACATCAGTCACCTTCAGAATTAAAGGCAGTGACTGTATTAAATTTGAggaataaaaatgatttcataGTTATTACATTCATTATAGTACATTTACCTaggttttaaataaatgtctatttaaaactatttaaaatatTGCCATATTTATagtaaaaaaagtcatcttttaaacttattttaaactttaaacgttcatattttatgtatttatgtcacTTATTATGTTCAATTATTCTTTACTGATCTACTTTGAACAATAAAAATTGATCTTCTGTAtacattcatatttatatagatatatatagatctaTAGATTCGTTTTTTCTTACCAACCTAAGatatgaggtaaaaaaaaaaaaataaaaaaaaaataaaaaaatgagagCTCCAGTCTTTTCAGGAAATTTAGAGTCACTACCACACCTCTCCACTGGGAAGAGCTGTTTTTACAAATACCAGACGGTGCTGGATCTTTCAGGAACTTTCCTGCAATTGCAGaatttcaccactagatgtcactaatatTCATTGAACTAAGAGTAGTGACTGTGTTAAATTTGTTTTGATAGTGTGTTATCAATTCTAAACgtattttaaactttaaagagttcattttctatttaaaaatcacttttcaATCATATTTCATTATTGCAATATTGTGACAAGTccatgtgtcatgtgttcacttATTCTTCActgatacttttacttttaaatacatCAGTTTAGTTACTTTTCTTACCAACCAAGGATATGaggtacaaaataaataaaatcacactttaatttaatttattttcacatatttattatattaatttacTTATGAAAATAGAtcatcatgattattattatacaaatcAACACATATCATCATTATGTAACATTAGACTTGACATAACTTAACAGGGCaaaagttttacattttaaggtatttttactttaactcaaaagagacaactttgcaatatacattaaaaaaacaatagacagtttaatttaattgtttgtttttataaaacaaacaattattgaAAACAGTTTCACTTCAATTGCGTTGATTTACACATAATTATTTTACCTATTTACTCATTAATACAGAGAATCAGAattcaccatcaccatcaatATGTAACGTTAGTATGAAAACATGATGTTTGACAGAGACACAGTAACACT
This Solea solea chromosome 19, fSolSol10.1, whole genome shotgun sequence DNA region includes the following protein-coding sequences:
- the LOC131446428 gene encoding heat shock protein 30-like produces the protein MTGKFLKTLELLQLEYKSVDSPTAETEDNTRRTDTLTVFHLTTRRINSKPTLKMLCSRGSQSGLSPLMLVHWPVRSLWPEVRPQLYQQHLLQRHLQELCSSLELMDTLQQQILEEEEKKKKSVQSSETMQPVSFQLEKHGDNFGLILNTEGFSPEELSVRQVGRKLRVSGKTEKKQEDGNGSYSYRLQEFRQEFDLPQGVNPEAVTCCLSPDGKLHIQAARAPCAEEAERELSIQRSTEEKTQQSESSHTEDNNSSSSSSS